A window of Mycolicibacterium fluoranthenivorans contains these coding sequences:
- a CDS encoding hemolysin family protein has protein sequence MGDLLAVVLTVLLLGANAFFVGAEFALISARRDRLEALAEQGKKRAVTVMHAAENLSLMLAGAQLGITICSILLGRVGEPAVAHLLEKPFALLGVDEAVLHTVSFVVALAVVVTLHVLLGEMVPKNIAIAGPETAAMLLVPPYLAYIRLAKPFIAFYNWAANTTLRTLGVEPKDELDVAVSTVELSAMIAESRSEGLLDHEEHTRLTRALQISNRVIADIAIPLSRIRAIPVAAPESGPTVGAVQSALAETGYSRFPVTDPSGTVLGYLHIKDVLALIDDPDAVLNASMVRPLIKMPASLSVPEALSRMRRNKSHLALVTVEDKITAVVALEDLVEDLVGTVRDGTHRV, from the coding sequence ATGGGTGATCTGCTTGCCGTCGTCCTCACCGTGCTGTTGCTGGGCGCCAACGCCTTCTTCGTGGGCGCCGAGTTCGCACTGATCTCAGCCCGCCGTGACCGCCTCGAGGCGCTCGCCGAACAGGGCAAGAAACGTGCGGTCACCGTGATGCACGCCGCAGAGAACCTGTCGCTGATGCTGGCCGGTGCGCAGCTGGGCATCACCATCTGCTCGATCCTGCTGGGCCGGGTGGGCGAGCCCGCCGTCGCGCACCTGCTGGAGAAACCGTTCGCGCTGTTGGGCGTCGATGAGGCGGTGCTGCACACGGTTTCGTTCGTGGTGGCGCTGGCCGTGGTGGTGACCCTGCACGTGCTGCTCGGTGAGATGGTGCCGAAGAACATCGCGATCGCCGGGCCGGAGACGGCGGCGATGCTGCTCGTGCCGCCGTACCTGGCCTACATCCGGCTGGCCAAACCGTTCATCGCGTTCTACAACTGGGCGGCCAACACCACGCTGCGCACGCTCGGGGTGGAACCCAAGGACGAACTCGACGTCGCGGTGTCGACCGTCGAACTGTCGGCGATGATCGCGGAATCCCGCTCCGAGGGCCTGCTCGACCACGAGGAGCACACGCGGCTCACCCGCGCCCTGCAGATCAGCAACCGCGTTATCGCCGATATCGCCATCCCGCTCAGCCGGATCCGCGCGATACCGGTGGCCGCCCCGGAATCCGGACCCACCGTGGGAGCGGTGCAAAGCGCGCTCGCAGAGACAGGTTATTCACGCTTCCCGGTGACCGACCCCAGCGGGACCGTGCTGGGCTATCTGCACATCAAGGACGTGCTGGCGTTGATCGACGATCCGGATGCGGTGCTCAACGCGTCGATGGTGCGCCCGCTGATCAAGATGCCGGCCTCGCTGTCGGTGCCCGAAGCGCTGTCCCGGATGCGCCGCAACAAGAGCCATCTGGCCCTGGTAACGGTGGAGGACAAGATCACCGCGGTGGTGGCGCTGGAGGACCTCGTCGAGGACCTGGTCGGGACCGTGCGCGACGGAACCCACCGTGTGTGA
- a CDS encoding GuaB1 family IMP dehydrogenase-related protein: MKFLPGHTPPYDLTYNDVFVVPGRTDVASRFDVDLSTVDGSGTTIPVVVANMTAVAGRRMAETVARRGGIVVLPQDVPLPAVAGTVDFVKSRDLVADTPVTLAPDSAVSDAMALIHKRAHGAAVVVDRNRPVGLITEAGCAGVDRFARVQDVALTDFVTAPVGTDPRKVFDLLEHAPVGVAVLTGPDGELAGVLTRTGAIRAGIYAPAVDSRGRLRIAAAVGINGDVGAKARGLAEVGVDLLVIDTAHGHQAKMLDAIATVAALDLGLPIVAGNVVSASGTRDLINAGATIVKVGVGPGAMCTTRMMTGVGRPQFSAVVECAAAARELGAHAWADGGVRHPRDVALALAAGASNVMIGSWFAGTYESPGDLLRDRDGLPYKESYGMASKRAVAARTAGDGAFDRARKALFEEGISTSRMALDPARGGVEDLLDHITSGVRSTCTYVGAASLPELHDKVILGVQSAAGFAEGHPLPSGW; this comes from the coding sequence ATGAAGTTCTTGCCTGGACACACGCCGCCCTATGACCTGACCTACAACGACGTCTTCGTCGTGCCGGGACGTACCGATGTCGCGTCCCGGTTCGACGTCGATCTGTCGACCGTCGACGGTTCCGGCACCACCATCCCGGTGGTGGTCGCCAACATGACCGCGGTCGCCGGTCGCCGGATGGCCGAGACGGTGGCCCGCCGAGGCGGAATCGTCGTGCTGCCACAGGATGTGCCGCTGCCCGCGGTCGCCGGGACGGTCGACTTCGTCAAGAGCCGGGACCTGGTGGCCGACACCCCGGTCACCCTGGCCCCCGACAGCGCGGTATCCGATGCCATGGCGCTGATTCACAAGCGGGCCCACGGCGCCGCGGTCGTGGTCGACCGCAATCGCCCGGTCGGCCTGATCACCGAGGCCGGCTGCGCCGGCGTCGACAGGTTCGCCCGGGTCCAGGATGTCGCGCTGACCGATTTCGTCACCGCACCCGTCGGCACCGACCCGCGCAAGGTGTTCGATCTGCTCGAGCACGCGCCCGTCGGTGTCGCGGTGCTCACCGGGCCCGACGGCGAACTCGCCGGCGTGCTCACCCGCACCGGAGCCATCCGCGCCGGGATCTACGCCCCCGCCGTCGACAGCCGCGGCCGGTTGCGCATTGCCGCCGCGGTCGGGATCAACGGCGACGTCGGTGCCAAGGCACGCGGGCTGGCCGAGGTCGGTGTCGACCTTCTCGTCATCGATACCGCCCACGGCCACCAGGCCAAGATGCTGGACGCGATCGCCACGGTCGCGGCCCTCGACCTCGGCCTGCCCATCGTGGCGGGCAATGTGGTGTCCGCCTCCGGCACCCGCGACCTGATCAACGCCGGCGCCACCATCGTCAAGGTCGGGGTCGGCCCCGGCGCCATGTGTACCACCCGGATGATGACCGGCGTCGGACGTCCCCAGTTCTCCGCTGTCGTCGAATGTGCCGCTGCAGCAAGGGAACTCGGCGCACACGCGTGGGCCGACGGCGGTGTGCGCCATCCCCGCGACGTGGCGCTCGCGCTGGCCGCGGGCGCGTCGAACGTGATGATCGGTTCGTGGTTCGCCGGCACCTACGAATCCCCGGGCGATCTGCTGCGCGACCGCGACGGCCTGCCGTACAAGGAGAGCTACGGCATGGCGTCCAAGCGGGCCGTCGCCGCACGTACAGCCGGTGACGGCGCGTTCGACCGGGCCCGTAAAGCGTTGTTCGAGGAGGGCATCTCGACCTCGCGGATGGCGCTGGATCCGGCCCGCGGCGGTGTGGAGGACCTGCTCGACCACATCACCTCGGGTGTGCGCAGCACCTGCACGTACGTCGGCGCCGCGTCCCTGCCCGAGCTGCACGACAAGGTGATCCTCGGGGTGCAGTCGGCGGCCGGGTTCGCCGAGGGGCATCCGCTACCCAGCGGTTGGTGA
- the gndA gene encoding NADP-dependent phosphogluconate dehydrogenase: protein MTQTGTAQIGVTGLAVMGSNLARNFAHHGYTVALHNRSIAKTDALLAEHGSEGTFVRSETIAEFLDALEKPRRVIIMVKAGDPTDAVINELADAMEPGDIIIDGGNALYTDTIRREKAIRERGLHFVGAGISGGEEGALNGPSIMPGGPAESYKSLGPLLEEISAHVDGVPCCTHIGPDGAGHFVKMVHNGIEYSDMQLIGEAYQLLRDGLGLEAGQIADVFSEWNKGDLDSYLVEITAEVLRQVDAKTGKPLVDVIVDEAEQKGTGRWTVKSALDLGVPVTGIAEAVFARALSGSVAQRKAAFRGERSDGKGQGLASGELGAAPTDAPQFIEDVRKALYASKIIAYAQGFNQIQAGSAEYNWGITLGDMATIWRGGCIIRAKFLNRIKEAYDDDPDLATLIAAPYFRDAVEAGIDSWRRVVVKATELGIPVPGFASALSYYDALRTERLPAALTQGLRDFFGAHTYGRTDAPEGQKFHTLWSGDRSEVEA, encoded by the coding sequence ATGACCCAAACCGGCACCGCCCAAATTGGAGTCACCGGCCTGGCCGTGATGGGCTCCAATCTCGCCCGCAACTTCGCCCACCACGGCTACACCGTGGCGCTGCACAACCGGTCGATCGCCAAGACCGACGCGCTGCTGGCCGAGCACGGCTCCGAGGGCACGTTCGTGCGCAGCGAGACGATTGCCGAATTCCTTGACGCCCTGGAGAAACCACGCCGGGTGATCATCATGGTCAAGGCCGGCGACCCGACCGATGCCGTCATCAACGAGCTGGCCGACGCCATGGAGCCGGGCGACATCATCATCGACGGCGGCAACGCGCTCTACACCGACACCATCCGCCGCGAGAAGGCGATCCGCGAACGCGGCCTGCACTTCGTGGGTGCCGGGATCTCCGGCGGCGAAGAAGGCGCCCTCAACGGACCGTCGATCATGCCCGGCGGACCGGCCGAGTCCTACAAGTCGCTGGGCCCCCTGCTGGAGGAGATCTCCGCCCACGTCGACGGCGTGCCGTGCTGCACCCACATCGGTCCCGACGGAGCCGGCCACTTCGTCAAGATGGTGCACAACGGTATCGAGTACTCCGATATGCAGTTGATCGGCGAGGCCTACCAACTGCTGCGCGACGGGCTGGGCCTGGAGGCCGGCCAGATCGCCGATGTGTTCAGTGAGTGGAACAAGGGCGATCTGGACAGCTACCTGGTGGAAATCACCGCCGAGGTCCTGCGCCAAGTGGACGCCAAGACCGGCAAGCCGCTGGTCGACGTCATCGTGGACGAGGCCGAGCAGAAGGGCACCGGCCGCTGGACGGTCAAATCCGCGCTCGATCTCGGTGTGCCGGTGACCGGTATCGCCGAGGCCGTGTTCGCCCGCGCGCTGTCGGGTTCGGTCGCCCAGCGCAAGGCCGCCTTCCGGGGCGAGCGAAGCGACGGGAAAGGGCAGGGCCTGGCGTCCGGCGAACTCGGGGCCGCACCCACCGATGCACCGCAGTTCATCGAGGACGTGCGCAAGGCGCTGTACGCCTCGAAGATCATCGCGTACGCCCAGGGGTTCAACCAGATTCAGGCCGGCAGCGCCGAATACAACTGGGGCATCACCCTGGGCGATATGGCCACCATCTGGCGCGGCGGCTGCATCATCCGGGCCAAGTTCCTCAATCGGATCAAGGAGGCCTACGACGACGATCCCGACCTGGCCACCCTGATCGCGGCGCCGTACTTCCGCGACGCGGTCGAAGCCGGGATCGACAGCTGGCGGCGGGTGGTGGTCAAGGCCACCGAACTGGGCATCCCGGTTCCCGGCTTCGCCTCGGCCCTGTCCTACTACGACGCGCTGCGCACCGAGCGGCTGCCCGCGGCCCTGACCCAGGGGCTGCGGGACTTCTTCGGCGCGCACACCTACGGCCGCACCGATGCGCCCGAGGGCCAGAAGTTCCACACCCTGTGGAGCGGGGACCGCAGCGAGGTCGAGGCCTGA
- a CDS encoding hemolysin family protein, protein MSPTITLLSLLAFVALTAGTALFVAAEFSLTALERSTVEENARTGGRRDEFIRKAHRTLSFQLSGAQLGISITTLATGYLAEPVVARLLHAPLAAIRIPAGMIDGIALALALLIATSVSMIFGELVPKNLAVAKPLPTARFAAAPQWYFAKALTPVINATNGTANWILRRLGIEPAEELRSARSPQELVSLVRNSARSGSLDQDTALLVDRSLQFGERSAEELMTPRQLIETLEADDTVADLVEAAMRTGHSRFPIVEGDLDQTIGMVHVKQIFEVPPGERAGTRLATLALPVPTVPSTLDGDAVMTQIRANGLQTAMVVDEYGGTAGMVTVEDLIEEIVGDVRDEHDDATPDVVHVRTGWQVSGLLRIDEVDSETPFRAADGDYETIGGLVLQELGRIPEVGDTVELRAFDPDSVDEPVLWQATVLRMDGRRIDLLELTELGPEDDAGNREPRHG, encoded by the coding sequence ATGAGTCCCACCATCACGTTGTTGTCCCTACTGGCGTTCGTCGCGTTGACGGCCGGTACCGCGCTGTTCGTGGCGGCCGAGTTCTCCCTCACCGCGCTGGAGCGCAGCACCGTCGAGGAGAACGCCCGCACCGGGGGCCGGCGCGACGAGTTCATCCGCAAGGCCCATCGCACCCTGTCGTTCCAGCTGTCCGGCGCTCAGCTCGGTATCTCGATCACCACGCTGGCCACCGGCTACCTGGCCGAACCGGTCGTCGCCCGGCTGCTGCACGCCCCGCTGGCGGCGATCCGGATTCCCGCCGGAATGATCGACGGCATCGCGCTGGCGCTGGCGCTGCTGATCGCCACCTCCGTGTCGATGATCTTCGGCGAGCTGGTGCCCAAGAACCTCGCCGTCGCCAAGCCGTTGCCGACCGCACGCTTCGCCGCCGCCCCGCAGTGGTACTTCGCCAAAGCCCTGACCCCGGTGATCAACGCGACCAACGGCACCGCCAACTGGATCCTGCGCCGGCTCGGTATCGAACCGGCCGAGGAACTGCGCTCGGCGCGCTCGCCGCAGGAACTCGTGTCGCTGGTGCGCAACTCGGCGCGCAGCGGCTCACTGGACCAGGACACCGCCTTGCTGGTCGACCGTTCCCTGCAGTTCGGTGAGCGGTCGGCCGAAGAGTTGATGACCCCGCGTCAGCTGATCGAGACCCTGGAAGCCGATGACACGGTGGCCGATCTCGTCGAGGCCGCGATGCGCACCGGGCACTCCAGATTCCCGATCGTCGAGGGTGACCTCGACCAGACCATCGGCATGGTGCACGTGAAGCAGATCTTCGAGGTGCCGCCGGGCGAACGAGCCGGTACCCGGCTCGCCACCCTGGCGCTCCCGGTGCCGACCGTCCCGTCCACCCTCGACGGTGACGCGGTGATGACCCAGATCCGCGCCAACGGCCTGCAGACCGCGATGGTGGTCGACGAATACGGTGGCACCGCGGGCATGGTCACCGTCGAAGACCTCATCGAGGAGATCGTCGGCGACGTCCGCGACGAACACGATGACGCCACCCCGGACGTCGTGCACGTGCGCACCGGATGGCAGGTGTCCGGCCTGCTGCGCATCGACGAGGTCGACTCGGAAACACCGTTTCGGGCCGCCGACGGCGACTACGAAACCATCGGCGGACTCGTACTGCAGGAACTCGGCCGCATCCCCGAGGTCGGCGACACCGTCGAGTTGCGCGCCTTCGATCCCGACAGCGTGGACGAACCGGTGCTCTGGCAGGCCACGGTGCTGCGGATGGACGGTCGACGGATCGACCTGCTCGAACTGACCGAACTGGGCCCCGAGGACGACGCCGGAAACCGGGAGCCGCGCCATGGGTGA
- a CDS encoding BlaI/MecI/CopY family transcriptional regulator has product MAKLTRLGELEREVMDHLWTSREPQTVRQVHEALAARRDLAYTTIMTVLQRLAKKNLVIQHRDDRAHRYAPTHGRDELVAGLMVDALDQAADSGSREAALVHFVERVGAGEAAALRRALAELEAKHDIAPPAGNSTTG; this is encoded by the coding sequence ATGGCCAAGTTGACGCGGCTCGGTGAACTCGAGCGTGAGGTGATGGACCACCTATGGACCTCGCGCGAGCCGCAGACGGTCCGGCAGGTGCACGAGGCGCTCGCGGCACGCCGCGATCTCGCCTATACGACGATCATGACCGTGCTACAGCGGCTGGCGAAGAAGAATCTGGTCATCCAGCATCGCGATGACCGGGCGCACCGCTACGCCCCCACCCACGGTCGCGACGAGCTGGTCGCGGGCCTCATGGTCGATGCGCTGGACCAGGCCGCCGACTCCGGCAGCCGCGAGGCCGCCCTGGTGCATTTCGTCGAACGAGTGGGCGCCGGTGAAGCCGCCGCGCTGCGCCGTGCACTGGCCGAGTTGGAGGCCAAGCACGATATTGCGCCGCCCGCTGGTAATTCGACCACCGGCTGA
- a CDS encoding M56 family metallopeptidase: MSALAFSIVALLLVGPVPALLARASWPQRAPRAAIVLWQAIALAAVLSAFSAGIAIASRLLVPGPDGKPTATLTSEIVALGWPLWLLYVAVFAVTLMIGARLIVSVLAVAVATRRRRAHHRMLVDLVGLTRDAIPAPARRPSGLRVLGVAQPMAYCLPGVRSRVVVSEGALTSLSEAEIDAILSHESAHLRARHDLVLEMFTAVHAAFPRFVRSANALDAVRLLIELLADDAAVRVTGPTPLARALVACAAGRTPSGALAAGGPTTVLRVRRLGGEGNSLVLAVAAYLSAAAILVLPTLALAIPWLTELHRLFAN, from the coding sequence GTGTCCGCGCTGGCCTTCTCCATCGTCGCGTTGTTGCTCGTCGGTCCCGTGCCGGCGCTGCTCGCGCGTGCGTCCTGGCCACAACGCGCTCCCCGCGCCGCCATCGTGCTCTGGCAGGCCATCGCACTGGCCGCCGTCCTGTCGGCCTTCTCCGCCGGTATCGCGATCGCCAGCAGGCTGTTGGTGCCCGGACCGGACGGTAAGCCGACCGCCACCCTGACCAGCGAGATCGTCGCCCTGGGTTGGCCCCTGTGGCTGCTCTACGTCGCCGTGTTCGCCGTGACCCTGATGATCGGCGCCCGGCTCATCGTGTCGGTGCTCGCCGTCGCCGTCGCCACCCGGCGGCGCCGCGCGCACCACCGCATGCTGGTCGACCTGGTGGGCCTTACCCGCGACGCCATCCCGGCACCGGCGCGGCGCCCCAGTGGCCTGCGCGTGCTCGGTGTGGCCCAACCGATGGCCTACTGCCTGCCCGGGGTGCGCAGCCGGGTCGTCGTCAGCGAGGGCGCCCTGACCTCCCTGTCCGAAGCCGAGATCGACGCCATCCTCAGCCACGAGAGTGCCCACCTGCGAGCCCGCCACGACCTGGTGCTGGAGATGTTCACCGCGGTGCACGCGGCGTTTCCGCGGTTCGTCCGTAGCGCCAACGCCCTCGACGCCGTCCGGCTGCTCATCGAACTGCTCGCCGACGACGCCGCCGTCCGAGTCACCGGGCCGACTCCCCTGGCCCGCGCGCTGGTCGCCTGCGCCGCCGGCCGGACCCCCTCGGGTGCGCTGGCCGCCGGCGGACCGACGACGGTACTGCGCGTCCGGCGGCTCGGTGGCGAGGGCAATAGTCTGGTGCTGGCGGTGGCGGCCTACCTGAGCGCGGCGGCCATCCTGGTACTGCCCACGCTCGCGCTGGCCATCCCGTGGCTGACCGAGTTGCACCGGTTGTTCGCCAACTAG
- a CDS encoding 3-methyladenine DNA glycosylase, whose translation MCDVLDEAEWTARERRHIDRVDRLLGPHRTRAQTGQSHPVWDFLFTYYSFRPRQLARWHPGYGTALDGSAAGKFLRRTGYQQAGSAVTLSADVLASRLDTVTFIADLLTATADRPARLNCFGMHEWAMVYRSREVRHHGVPLRLDPHHTDQVLESMPLRCSHFDAYRFFTDAAVGRNAERLSRDAQLRHEQPGCVHANMDLYKWCYKLGPLVPSETLMDCFELACTARLLDMRASPYDLTGYGITPIRVETASGRTDYVRRQQEVARRAAELRTALRDHCRGMIAGDRAEKVPG comes from the coding sequence GTGTGTGATGTGCTCGACGAGGCCGAGTGGACTGCGCGGGAACGCCGGCACATCGACCGGGTCGACCGGCTGCTGGGCCCGCACCGCACCAGGGCACAGACCGGCCAGAGCCATCCGGTGTGGGATTTCCTGTTCACCTACTACAGCTTCCGGCCACGTCAGCTGGCCCGCTGGCATCCGGGATACGGGACGGCACTCGACGGTTCGGCCGCCGGGAAATTCCTCCGGCGCACCGGGTACCAGCAGGCCGGGTCCGCGGTCACGCTGAGCGCAGACGTCCTCGCGTCGCGGCTGGACACCGTCACCTTCATCGCCGATCTGTTGACCGCCACCGCGGACCGGCCGGCCCGGCTGAACTGTTTCGGGATGCACGAGTGGGCCATGGTGTATCGCAGCCGGGAGGTCCGCCACCACGGCGTCCCGCTTCGCTTGGACCCCCACCACACCGATCAGGTGCTGGAGTCGATGCCGTTGCGCTGCAGCCATTTCGACGCCTACCGGTTCTTCACCGACGCGGCCGTGGGACGCAACGCCGAACGGCTCAGCCGGGACGCGCAGCTGCGGCACGAGCAGCCGGGTTGTGTGCACGCCAACATGGATTTGTACAAATGGTGTTACAAGCTCGGCCCGCTGGTCCCGTCGGAGACGCTGATGGACTGTTTCGAGCTCGCGTGTACGGCCCGGCTGCTGGACATGCGGGCCAGTCCGTATGACCTGACCGGGTACGGGATTACGCCGATCCGCGTCGAGACCGCGTCCGGCAGGACCGATTACGTCCGGCGCCAGCAGGAGGTGGCCCGCCGCGCCGCCGAACTGCGGACGGCCTTGCGCGACCACTGCCGCGGCATGATCGCCGGCGACCGGGCGGAAAAGGTGCCCGGGTGA
- a CDS encoding alpha/beta hydrolase gives MNDLPLTHGWLPIVIQAVAVLVIVVVIWRTPSRFWLHWILLGITSGAALAGVAYWFIHSQALADGPAVPALWVWVAATGLVVVLAITNWRTTRWGRRSAALAAIPLCALCVAMTVNAWTGYLPTVGAVADRVTGAHLPNEVDEATVQDMLRRGERPTAGTMVSVKIPDDASGFRHRDELVYLPPAWFASNPPPALPAIMMAGGEFGTPRDWPTTGEARATADAFADKHGGNAPILVFVDTSGEFTNDTECVNGPRGNAADHLIKGVVPYVVAHFGARPQAAHWGFAGWSAGGTCALTTTLMHPDMFSTFLDIDGQLGPNAGSKTQTVARLFGSDLDAYLAFDPQTVMARHGPYDGVAAWFAVSGPGQPTYRPAAATDTPTAPVDPDSLDTEHDAVAQHLCSMAGGYGIECAVVPGNGGHSFTTAARVFADALPWLAGRLGTPDVPAVALPGAPR, from the coding sequence GTGAATGACCTGCCTTTGACCCACGGATGGCTGCCGATCGTGATCCAGGCCGTCGCCGTGTTGGTCATCGTCGTCGTCATCTGGCGAACGCCGAGCAGGTTCTGGCTGCACTGGATCCTGCTCGGAATCACCTCCGGCGCCGCGCTGGCGGGCGTGGCGTACTGGTTCATCCACTCACAGGCCCTGGCCGACGGGCCCGCCGTTCCGGCGCTGTGGGTGTGGGTGGCCGCGACCGGCCTGGTGGTGGTGCTGGCGATCACCAACTGGCGCACCACCCGATGGGGCCGTCGTAGCGCCGCACTGGCCGCCATCCCACTGTGCGCGCTGTGCGTCGCGATGACCGTCAACGCATGGACGGGCTACCTTCCGACGGTCGGCGCCGTGGCCGATCGGGTGACTGGAGCGCACCTACCCAACGAGGTCGACGAGGCGACGGTGCAGGACATGCTCCGCCGCGGGGAACGGCCGACGGCGGGAACCATGGTCTCGGTCAAGATTCCCGACGACGCCTCCGGTTTCCGGCACCGCGACGAACTGGTCTATCTGCCACCCGCCTGGTTCGCCAGCAATCCTCCCCCGGCGCTGCCGGCCATCATGATGGCCGGCGGCGAATTCGGGACACCACGCGACTGGCCGACCACCGGCGAGGCCAGGGCCACCGCCGACGCCTTTGCCGACAAGCACGGCGGCAACGCGCCGATCCTCGTGTTCGTCGACACCAGCGGCGAATTCACCAACGACACCGAATGCGTCAACGGACCGCGCGGCAACGCGGCCGACCACCTGATCAAGGGTGTCGTGCCCTACGTCGTCGCCCATTTCGGCGCCAGACCACAAGCGGCGCACTGGGGCTTCGCCGGCTGGTCCGCCGGGGGCACCTGCGCGCTGACCACGACGCTGATGCACCCGGACATGTTCTCCACGTTCCTGGACATCGACGGCCAGCTGGGACCCAACGCCGGCTCCAAGACGCAGACCGTCGCGCGGCTGTTCGGCAGTGACCTCGACGCCTACCTGGCTTTCGATCCGCAGACGGTGATGGCCCGGCACGGCCCGTACGACGGTGTCGCGGCCTGGTTCGCGGTATCCGGGCCGGGGCAGCCGACGTACCGCCCGGCTGCGGCGACGGACACGCCGACCGCTCCCGTCGACCCGGACTCGCTCGACACCGAGCACGACGCCGTGGCGCAGCACCTGTGCTCGATGGCCGGCGGCTACGGCATCGAGTGCGCCGTGGTGCCCGGAAACGGCGGTCACAGCTTCACGACCGCGGCCCGGGTGTTCGCCGACGCACTGCCCTGGCTGGCCGGCCGGCTGGGAACGCCGGACGTTCCTGCGGTCGCCCTCCCCGGTGCACCGCGATGA
- a CDS encoding lipase family protein: protein MRRARAAVAVLISMTLLLAGCGHPAPASKPTPTFGPALPGDFGGSGPGTLVSADALPNLDPVLRVKTALAARIVYTSTSGVGDTAVNVSGVVLVPKGAAPQGGWPILVVGHPNTGSETECAPSWSPTLRGLAPTAETFLDAGYIVAVPDYQGLGLAGSPHPFLDSTTAGYNVMDAVRATEKLVPGTSGRWAGYGTGQGGQAVWAADELAADYGLGGQLVGVVAVAPTAAIEGLADSAAAGSLSKDQMLTLHQYLSALANQYNNFHIDDYRHGVVKANWDALSGCTGGSSAERARVISEMTPDDLRPATTDAADALRAYLKKTSLPQGPTAAPMLVVPDGPDALIPQAWTDRALARACGIGDTVMFGTRAQADPTQVLGWLADRFNSVAAQNECPQ from the coding sequence GTGAGGCGTGCCCGCGCGGCCGTGGCCGTGCTGATATCGATGACCTTGCTGCTCGCCGGCTGCGGGCATCCGGCGCCCGCATCCAAGCCGACACCGACGTTCGGCCCGGCACTGCCGGGCGATTTCGGCGGTTCCGGCCCGGGCACCCTGGTGTCGGCCGACGCGCTGCCGAACCTCGATCCGGTGTTGCGCGTGAAGACCGCGCTCGCGGCCCGCATCGTGTACACCTCGACATCCGGTGTCGGCGACACCGCGGTGAACGTGTCCGGCGTCGTCCTGGTTCCCAAAGGCGCTGCGCCTCAGGGTGGCTGGCCGATCCTGGTGGTGGGCCACCCCAACACCGGCAGCGAGACCGAATGCGCGCCTTCGTGGTCCCCGACGCTGCGCGGTCTGGCGCCGACAGCCGAGACCTTCCTCGATGCCGGATACATCGTCGCGGTGCCGGACTACCAGGGTCTAGGCCTGGCCGGCTCTCCGCATCCGTTCCTGGATTCGACCACCGCCGGCTACAACGTGATGGATGCGGTGCGCGCCACCGAGAAACTCGTGCCGGGTACCTCCGGACGCTGGGCCGGCTACGGGACGGGGCAAGGCGGCCAGGCGGTATGGGCGGCCGACGAACTCGCGGCCGACTACGGCCTCGGCGGGCAACTGGTGGGTGTGGTGGCCGTGGCGCCCACCGCCGCCATCGAGGGCCTGGCCGACAGCGCTGCGGCGGGCAGCCTCAGCAAAGACCAGATGCTGACCCTGCACCAATACCTGTCCGCGCTGGCCAACCAGTACAACAATTTCCACATCGACGACTACCGCCACGGCGTGGTCAAGGCCAACTGGGACGCGCTCAGCGGCTGCACCGGCGGGTCGTCAGCGGAACGCGCCAGGGTCATCTCGGAGATGACCCCGGACGATCTGCGCCCGGCCACCACCGACGCCGCAGACGCCTTGCGCGCCTATCTGAAGAAGACCTCGCTGCCGCAGGGACCCACCGCGGCACCGATGCTGGTGGTACCCGACGGGCCCGACGCGCTGATTCCGCAGGCGTGGACCGATCGCGCCCTGGCCCGCGCATGTGGGATTGGCGACACCGTGATGTTCGGCACACGCGCCCAGGCCGACCCCACCCAGGTACTCGGCTGGCTGGCCGATCGATTCAATTCGGTTGCCGCCCAAAATGAATGCCCACAGTAA